The window ATTTTCTCAGGAGCAGGGTGTACATCAGTGGACAATAAAAGAAGCGGAAATGGTAGGGTTAAACCGTTTTCAGGCGGAAATAGAGGTTTCTCCGGCTCATGATTATCAAGTTCAACCTTTTTCAAAGGGTGCTGCTACCACCTTGAACCGGCCCAGCTCTGTCCCTTACTACTTATACCAGCCACCAAACCCCTCTATTACCACTTATTCCATTCATCACAGTAATGAACCAAATTATCAGACCGGAGATAAATATATAGGCTTTCGGCTGGACGAACAAAGTGCTTCCAATGGTCTTTGGGAAGAATATCCGGAGTTAAGGTATCTTCCTAAAACCGTCGAAGCTGAATTTCGGATGAATGGTAAAGTGTTTCAACAAGCTTTAAGAGAAGAAGAGGAGGAATCGCTGATAGGTGGTGAGCCTTCTGGCGAAACCCTGTGGATCCTTGATTTTCCTGCTCATAAAGGCAGTGCTGCTTTTGAGAATCTGATACTGACGGTGGAATATCACAACGGCATTCGCCTTTCTTATGATAAATCAGAAGAACTATATTTATTTTTGCCGGAGGTTATGTAAAAAACCATCCCTTCCAACCTTAAAGACCTGACGCTTGGTTTCGTGTCTTTGAGGCTGGAGGGATGGTTTAATGATCCAAAATCTCTTCTCTCCCTACCACTACAAATCTTCCAGTATCATCATGATAAGAACAGGTAACCAGCGTAATAAACCGGTCAGAAAAATCAACGTCGAAATCAACGTCGGTGCTGATCTTATGAAGAGAAACCCTTTGCACCTGATCTATAAAGTCATCCAACTCCGTCTGTTTCTCAAACTCCAGATACTCATACCATGGAAAATCATTGCGAAGCATATGCAACTCTGAATAAAATGCCCCAATAACGTGAAATTCTTTCTCTTCATAAAGTGTGATCCACTGTATTATCCTGTTCTCCTTAAAAAAAGTCTCATCTGTATATCTCAGAAGATCAGAAAACATACTGCCGTCTTTCATGTGATGGCCATAAATAATATAGTTTGAATGATTATCCTTAAATCGGCCATCGAGAAACGGTGTCCCTCTAGTAGTTTTTTTCTGATAAAAATCCCTGTTGATATAATATTCCGGGTCTTGCGGTGTAAACATCACCGGAAAGTCAATTTGTGTTCCTTCTACTCGTATCCACCCAAAAATATCTTCATTCTCATTCATCAAGCTTTCTATAAACGGTACCCGGCTAGTCTCTTGATGAACCAATGATAATGCTAGTTTTTCTATCTCTTTCTTGTCTTTTTGATCTGTCCTATGTTCTTCCTTCATCATCTCAAAGGTCTCTTGGGTTACATATGCTTCTTGATAGTATTGAAAAAGCAAAATACTGTAGTAACATGCGATGAGAATGCATCCACAGCCAGCCATTTTTTTGATATGCTTCTTCAGCAATTCTTTACATCTCCATTTCTTTCATTCTTAAATATCCAAAAAGCACTCAAAAGTGACCATATCACCATCACATACCATCTAGCAATTGGTGTCGAATCTCCTGTTTGCGGCAATCTTGGACCACCAATCCGAATGCCAT of the Tindallia californiensis genome contains:
- a CDS encoding class B sortase, which produces MLKKHIKKMAGCGCILIACYYSILLFQYYQEAYVTQETFEMMKEEHRTDQKDKKEIEKLALSLVHQETSRVPFIESLMNENEDIFGWIRVEGTQIDFPVMFTPQDPEYYINRDFYQKKTTRGTPFLDGRFKDNHSNYIIYGHHMKDGSMFSDLLRYTDETFFKENRIIQWITLYEEKEFHVIGAFYSELHMLRNDFPWYEYLEFEKQTELDDFIDQVQRVSLHKISTDVDFDVDFSDRFITLVTCSYHDDTGRFVVVGREEILDH